The following proteins are encoded in a genomic region of Nicotiana sylvestris chromosome 4, ASM39365v2, whole genome shotgun sequence:
- the LOC104224278 gene encoding FKBP12-interacting protein of 37 kDa-like: MKDIDFGGDFAGSRHSGTKRSFGDLDDDEDDIFGSKKDNLKVEETAPGVATGMILSLRESLQDCKDTLASCQTELEAAKSEIQKWRSAFEKESFIPPGMTPEPKFVVSYLHNLKSSEESLREQLERAKKKESAFIVTFAKREQEIAELKSAVRDLRAQLKPPSMQARKLLLDPAIHEEFTRLKNLVEEKDKKVKELHDNIAAVNFTPQSKMGKMLMAKCRTLQEENEEIGNQANEGKMHELTMKLALQKSQNAELKSQFEGLCKQIEGLTNDVERSNEMVLILQEKLEQKDEEISKLKVELNERNTVMEKTELTPDKTASDEGMTATEAQVENE, translated from the exons ATGAAG GACATCGATTTTGGTGGAGATTTCGCCGGCTCTAGGCATTCAG GTACCAAAAGAAGCTTTGGAGACCTTGACGATGATGAAGATGATATTTTTGGCTCTAAAAAG GATAACTTGAAAGTAGAAGAAACAGCACCCGGTGTGGCGACAGGGATGATCTTGTCTCTTCGTGAGAG TCTACAGGACTGTAAGGACACCCTTGCATCATGTCAG ACAGAACTTGAAGCTGCAAAATCTGAAATACAAAAGTGGCGGTCTGCGTTTGAAAAGGAGTCTTTCATACCACCTGGCATGACACCTG AACCCAAGTTTGTGGTCAGTTATCTTCACAACCTCAAATCATCAGAGGAGTCATTGCGTGAACAG TTGGAAAGAGCAAAGAAAAAGGAGTCTGCATTTATTGTGACATTTGCCAAAAGAGAGCAGGAGATAGCAGAGTTGAAG TCTGCAGTTCGGGACCTTAGAGCTCAACTCAAGCCGCCGTCAATGCAG GCACGGAAGCTATTGCTAGATCCAGCAATTCATGAAGAGTTCACTAGACTGAAG AATTTGGTTGAGGAGAAGGATAAGAAGGTGAAGGAGTTGCATGATAACATTGCTGCAGTCAATTTTACCCCGCAAAGCAAAATGGGGAAGATGCTAATGGCTAAATGTAGGACGCTGCAAGAGGAAAATGAAGAGATCGGAAACCAGGCTAATGAAGGAAAG ATGCATGAATTAACAATGAAACTGGCTTTGCAGAAGTCTCAGAATGCTGAACTCAAAAGTCAATTTGAAG GCCTGTGCAAGCAGATAGAGGGACTGACAAACGACGTGGAAAGATCAAATGAAATG GTACTAATCTTGCAAGAGAAACTTGAACAGAAGGATGAAGAGATCAGTAAGCTGAAGGTAGAGCTGAATGAAAGAAACACAGTAATGGAGAAAACCGAATTAACTCCTGATAAAACTGCCAGTGACGAGGGAATGACAGCTACAGAAGCACAGGTAGAGAATGAGTAG